Proteins from a single region of Ziziphus jujuba cultivar Dongzao chromosome 1, ASM3175591v1:
- the LOC107412400 gene encoding probable LRR receptor-like serine/threonine-protein kinase RFK1 isoform X4: MSELKGYNLPGVLPTQLFKLPSLREIDLALNYLHGTVPREWGSLKLTSISLLVNRLSGEIPEELGNITTLTYLTLEANQFSGVVPPRLGRLSNLQTLMLSSNQLTGSLPVTFSGLSNLTDLRINDNNFNGSIPDFIQNWRQLNRLEMHASGLEGPIPNISLLSNLQELRLSDIPGPQQKFPMLENMTKIIRLVLRNCNISGEIPSYIWTLQSLEMLDLSFNKLVGEIPATLNLERMRFLFLTGNSMTGTVPDSTLKGGSSVDLSFNNFTWQGPEQPTCQENMNLNLNLFRSSSTDNNLRGYVPCRNNFYCPRYSTCMHVNSGGNDVTIEENKKRILYEGDGGVEGGSAKYFLNENSNWGFSSTGDFMDDNNFQNARYIATLQSLNVSELYKTARISPISLTYFHRCLENGNYTVNLHFAEIQFTNDQTYSSLGRRIFDIYVQEKLVWKDFNIEDEAKIAEKPTVKPINNVSVTNNVLEIGFYFAGKGTTRIPDRGVYGPLISAISVVSDDKRCSDGGGNSKNNVPIIAGVVVGASCLVFVILGILWWKGYFQGRRGRKQDLTGLDMQTGTFTLKQIKAATNDFDNENKIGEGGFGPVYKGQLPDGTVIAVKQLSSMSRQGNREFLNEIGMISCVQHPNLVKLHGCCIESDQLLLVYEYMENNSLARALFGRENRLKLDWPTRHKICIGIAKGLAFLHEESRLKIVHRDIKTTNVLLDRDLNPKISDFGLAKLDEEEKSHISTRVAGTIGYMAPEYALWGHLTYKADVYSFGVVALEIVSGKNNNSYVPTNDSVCLLDWACHAQQSGTLTELIDENLGSDINIKEAEITVKIALLCTNASASLRPTMSEVVSMLEGRMTVPDVVPEPSSYGEDLRFKAMRDLHRERQSHSSSGSQIQISTTVHTFSSTSTSGVDIYETNREPVSS; this comes from the exons CTCTCTTCTTGTTAATCGCTTGTCAGGGGAGATTCCAGAGGAGTTGGGAAATATTACCACTCTCACATACCT GACCCTTGAAGCAAACCAATTTTCTGGAGTTGTTCCTCCTCGTCTTGGGAGATTATCCAACTTGCAAACTTT GATGCTGTCCTCCAATCAATTGACTGGAAGCCTGCCAGTTACATTTTCTGGGCTGAGCAACTTAACAGATTT GagaataaatgataataacttCAATGGAAGCATACCTGATTTCATACAGAATTGGAGACAGCTCAACCGATT AGAAATGCATGCAAGTGGACTTGAAGGTCCCATTCCAAATATATCACTTTTGAGTAATTTACAAGAACT GCGGCTCAGTGATATTCCTGGACCGCAGCAGAAGTTTCCTATGTTGGAAAACAtgacaaaaataataagatt ggttttgagaaattgtaatatttccgGAGAGATCCCTTCATACATCTGGACGCTGCAGAGTCTAGAAATGTT GGATCTCAGTTTTAACAAGTTAGTTGGGGAAATTCCAGCCACATTAAACTTGGAACGTATGAGATTCCT CTTTTTAACTGGCAACTCGATGACTGGAACTGTACCAGACTCAACCTTAAAGGGTGGAAGCAGTGT TGATCTTTCGTTCAATAACTTCACATGGCAAGGCCCTGAGCAACCTACTTGTCAAGAGAACAT gaATCTAAACTTAAATCTGTTCCGAAGCTCTTCAACTGATAACAACTT AAGAGGATATGTTCCATGCCGGAACAATTTCTACTGTCCACGAT ATTCGACTTGTATGCATGTCAATTCTGGTGGGAATGATGTCACCAttgaggaaaataaaaagaggatTCTATATGAAGGAGACGGAGGAGTTGAAGGTGGCAgtgcaaaatattttttaaatgaaaacagTAATTGGGGATTTAGTAGCACTGGAGACTTCATGGATgataataatttccaaaatgCACGTTACATTGCCACTTTACAGTCATTGAATGTCTCTGAATTATATAAAACGGCCCGTATATCTCCAATTTCTCTCACTTACTTTCATCGTTGCTTAGAAAATGGGAACTATACTGTGAATCTCCACTTTGCAGAGATACAGTTTACAAATGACCAAACATATAGTAGTCTTGGGAGGCGTATATTTGATATCTATGTTCAG GAAAAATTAGTGTGGAAGGATTTCAATATTGAAGATGAGGCAAAGATTGCTGAGAAGCCAACAGTAAAACCTATAAATAATGTTAGTGTGACAAATAATGTCTTGGAGATCGGATTCTATTTTGCTGGCAAAGGGACAACGAGGATTCCTGATAGAGGAGTTTATGGCCCCCTTATATCAGCTATTTCTGTGGTGTCTG ATGACAAACGTTGCTCAGATGGTGGAGGTAACTCCAAGAACAATGTTCCCATCATCGCCGGCGTTGTTGTGGGAGCATCATGTCTTGTATTTGTTATACTAGGAATTCTTTGGTGGAAAGGCTATTTCCAAGGAAGAAGGGGAAGAAAACAAG ATCTTACAGGCCTAGATATGCAGACAGGAACTTTTACCTTGAAACAGATAAAAGCTGCTACCAATGATTTTGATAATGAGAACAAGATTGGAGAAGGTGGTTTTGGTCCTGTATACaag GGTCAATTACCAGATGGAACTGTTATTGCAGTAAAGCAGCTCTCATCTATGTCAAGGCAGGGAAATCGAGAATTCTTAAATGAGATAGGCATGATCTCCTGTGTGCAGCATCCAAATCTTGTAAAGCTTCATGGGTGTTGTATTGAATCAGATCAGTTATTGCTTGTGTATGAGTACATGGAAAATAATAGCCTTGCACGTGCTTTATTTG GTCGAGAAAATCGGCTTAAGCTGGATTGGCCGACAAGGCATAAGATTTGTATTGGGATAGCAAAAGGTCTAGCTTTCCTTCATGAAGAATCCAGACTAAAAATTGTTCACAGAGACATCAAAACCACTAATGTGCTGCTGGATAGGGACTTAAATCCTAAAATTTCTGATTTTGGATTGGCTAAACTTGATGAAGAGGAAAAGTCTCATATCAGCACCCGAGTTGCCGGGACAAT AGGATATATGGCTCCGGAATATGCATTGTGGGGCCACCTTACCTACAAAGCAGACGTTTACAGTTTTGGAGTTGTGGCCTTGGAAATTGTTAGTGGGAAGAACAACAATAGTTATGTACCAACTAACGATAGTGTCTGTCTTTTAGATTGG GCCTGTCATGCGCAACAAAGTGGAACCTTGACGGAACTGATTGATGAGAATTTAGGCTCGGATATAAACATAAAAGAAGCGGAAATTACGGTTAAAATAGCTCTCCTGTGCACAAATGCATCTGCTTCGCTTCGGCCGACTATGTCTGAAGTGGTGAGCATGCTTGAAGGACGGATGACTGTTCCAGATGTGGTCCCAGAACCCAGTAGCTACGGTGAAGACTTGAGGTTCAAGGCCATGAGAGACCTCCACCGGGAGAGACAGAGTCACAGTTCGAGTGGAAGCCAAATTCAAATTTCAACGACGGTTCATACATTCAGCTCTACTTCGACATCTGGCGTTGACATCTATGAAACCAATAGAGAACCCGTATCCTCCTGA